The Caballeronia sp. Lep1P3 genome window below encodes:
- the secA gene encoding preprotein translocase subunit SecA — MTTGFLQKIFGSRNQRLVKQYQKTVAAINALEPTVEKYSDDQLRAKTDEFRKRVAGGESLDVILPEAFAVCREASRRVLKMRHFDVQLIGGMVLHYGKIAEMRTGEGKTLVATLAAYLNALSGRGVHVVTVNDYLAQRDAEWMARLYNFLGLSCGVNLSQMEHGQKQEAYAADITYGTNNEFGFDYLRDNMVYETNARVQRPLNFAIVDEVDSILIDEARTPLIISGQAEDHTELYVRMNALPPLLELQIGEEKADGTGVEKPGDYTLDEKARQVFLTESGHEKAERLLAEWGLIGEGESLYAPQNITLMHHIYAALRAHTLFHRDQHYVVQNGEVVIVDEFTGRMMTGRRWSDGLHQAVEAKEHVQIQAENQTLASITLQNYFRMYAKLSGMTGTADTEAYEFQEIYGLETVVIPTNRPPKRVDKQDQIYKTSKERYDAVIRDIRDCVERGQPTLVGTTSIEASELLSGLLAQQGIRHEVLNAKQHAREAAIVAEAGRPGAVTIATNMAGRGTDIVLGGNVEKQASFIEADLSIPENEKAARIQKLHDEWQALHDHVKAAGGLHIIGTERHESRRIDNQLRGRAGRQGDPGSSRFYLSLDDPLLRIFAGDRVRAIMDRLKMPEGEPIEAGMVTRSIEGAQRKVEARNFDIRKQLLEYDDVSNDQRKVIYQQRNELLEANDVQETIAAMRHSVITDLVHTFIPAGSIEEQWDAPELEEVLRNDWSLDLAIQEMINESTSIDAEEISEAVLAAADEAYEAKVALVGRESFSAFERSIMLQTLDSRWREHLAALDHLRQGIHLRGYAQKNPKQEYKREAFELFAAMLDAVKQEVTRVVMNVQIQSPEQLEEAAEQYEEKGSHLENVSFTHADFNAPAAPAPAAAAAATATAQMINQAMAAGDDVSVATRPADDVPKVGRNDPCPCGSGKKYKNCHGKLA; from the coding sequence ATGACGACCGGTTTCCTTCAGAAGATTTTTGGCAGCCGCAATCAGCGGCTGGTCAAGCAGTACCAAAAGACCGTTGCGGCGATCAACGCGCTCGAGCCGACCGTCGAGAAGTATTCGGACGATCAGTTGCGCGCGAAGACGGACGAGTTCCGTAAGCGTGTCGCGGGCGGCGAGTCACTGGACGTCATCCTGCCGGAAGCGTTCGCCGTGTGCCGCGAAGCAAGCCGGCGCGTCCTGAAGATGCGTCACTTCGACGTCCAGCTGATCGGCGGCATGGTCCTGCACTACGGCAAGATCGCGGAAATGCGAACGGGCGAGGGCAAGACGCTCGTCGCCACGCTCGCCGCGTATCTGAACGCGCTGTCGGGCCGCGGCGTGCACGTCGTGACGGTGAACGACTACCTCGCGCAGCGCGACGCCGAGTGGATGGCGCGCCTGTACAACTTCCTCGGGCTTTCGTGCGGCGTGAATCTGTCGCAGATGGAGCACGGGCAGAAGCAGGAAGCGTACGCCGCCGACATCACTTACGGCACGAATAACGAATTCGGCTTCGACTACCTGCGCGACAACATGGTCTACGAGACCAATGCGCGCGTGCAGCGGCCGCTCAACTTCGCCATCGTCGACGAAGTGGACTCGATCCTCATCGACGAGGCGCGCACGCCGCTCATCATCTCCGGTCAGGCCGAAGACCACACCGAGCTTTACGTGCGCATGAACGCGCTGCCGCCGCTGCTCGAATTGCAGATCGGCGAAGAAAAGGCGGATGGCACGGGCGTCGAAAAGCCGGGCGACTACACGCTCGACGAGAAAGCGCGTCAGGTGTTTCTCACCGAATCGGGCCACGAAAAGGCGGAGCGCCTGCTCGCCGAATGGGGCTTGATCGGCGAGGGCGAGAGCCTCTACGCGCCGCAGAACATCACGCTGATGCACCACATCTATGCCGCCTTGCGCGCGCATACGCTCTTCCATCGCGATCAGCATTACGTGGTGCAGAACGGCGAAGTCGTCATCGTCGACGAATTCACCGGCCGCATGATGACCGGCCGCCGCTGGTCGGATGGTTTGCATCAGGCCGTCGAAGCGAAGGAACACGTTCAGATTCAGGCCGAGAACCAGACGCTCGCCTCGATCACCCTGCAGAACTACTTCCGCATGTACGCGAAGCTGTCCGGCATGACCGGCACGGCCGACACGGAAGCGTACGAGTTCCAGGAAATCTACGGCCTCGAAACGGTCGTGATTCCGACCAACCGTCCGCCGAAGCGCGTGGACAAGCAGGACCAGATCTACAAGACTTCGAAGGAACGCTACGACGCCGTCATCCGCGATATTCGCGATTGCGTCGAGCGCGGCCAGCCGACGCTCGTCGGCACGACGTCGATCGAAGCGTCCGAGTTGTTGTCCGGACTGCTCGCGCAGCAAGGCATCCGCCACGAAGTGCTGAACGCGAAGCAGCACGCGCGCGAAGCGGCGATCGTCGCGGAAGCGGGGCGTCCGGGAGCCGTCACCATCGCGACGAACATGGCCGGCCGCGGCACGGACATCGTGCTTGGCGGAAATGTCGAAAAGCAGGCGTCGTTCATCGAGGCGGATCTCTCGATCCCCGAGAACGAAAAAGCCGCGCGCATCCAGAAGCTGCACGACGAATGGCAGGCGCTGCACGACCACGTGAAGGCGGCGGGCGGCCTGCATATCATCGGCACGGAACGGCACGAGTCGCGCCGTATCGACAACCAGTTGCGCGGCCGTGCGGGCCGTCAGGGCGATCCGGGCTCGTCGCGCTTCTATCTGTCGCTGGACGATCCGCTCCTGCGCATCTTCGCGGGCGACCGCGTGCGCGCGATCATGGATCGCCTGAAGATGCCGGAAGGCGAGCCGATCGAAGCGGGCATGGTCACGCGTTCGATCGAAGGTGCGCAGCGCAAGGTGGAAGCGCGCAACTTCGACATCCGCAAGCAACTGCTCGAATACGACGACGTCTCGAACGACCAGCGCAAGGTCATCTATCAGCAGCGCAACGAACTGCTCGAAGCCAACGACGTGCAGGAAACCATCGCGGCCATGCGTCACAGCGTGATCACCGATCTGGTCCACACGTTCATTCCGGCGGGCAGCATCGAAGAGCAGTGGGACGCGCCAGAACTGGAAGAAGTGCTGCGCAACGACTGGTCGCTCGATCTCGCGATCCAGGAGATGATCAACGAATCGACGTCGATCGACGCGGAAGAGATCAGCGAAGCCGTGCTCGCCGCCGCCGACGAAGCCTACGAAGCGAAGGTCGCGCTCGTGGGCCGCGAATCGTTCAGCGCATTTGAGCGCTCGATCATGCTGCAAACGCTCGATAGCCGCTGGCGCGAGCATCTTGCCGCGCTCGACCATCTGCGTCAGGGCATTCATCTGCGCGGCTACGCGCAGAAAAACCCGAAGCAGGAGTACAAGCGTGAGGCGTTCGAACTCTTCGCCGCCATGCTGGATGCCGTCAAGCAGGAAGTCACGCGCGTCGTGATGAACGTGCAGATCCAGTCGCCGGAGCAACTGGAAGAGGCCGCCGAGCAGTACGAAGAAAAGGGCAGTCATCTGGAGAACGTGTCGTTCACGCACGCGGACTTCAACGCGCCCGCAGCACCCGCGCCGGCCGCTGCCGCCGCCGCGACGGCCACGGCGCAGATGATCAATCAGGCGATGGCCGCCGGCGACGACGTCTCCGTCGCCACGCGCCCCGCCGACGACGTGCCGAAGGTCGGCCGCAACGACCCATGCCCGTGCGGCAGCGGCAAGAAGTACAAAAACTGTCACGGCAAGCTGGCATAA
- the argJ gene encoding bifunctional glutamate N-acetyltransferase/amino-acid acetyltransferase ArgJ, giving the protein MAVNFPSIDPAALHPVAGVTLGWAEANIRKPNRKDVLVIRVDEGATVSGVFTQNRFCAAPVTVCREHLDAVRAGGKGIRALVVNTGNANAGTGEPGTAHARETCAELARLAGFDAQQILPFSTGVILEPLPIDRLKAGLPAALANSQAAHWFDAAQAIMTTDTLPKASSRKVQIDGHTVTLSGISKGAGMIRPNMATMLGFLAFDAAVAQPVLDELAKYVADRSFNCITIDGDTSTNDSFILIASGKSSLPAIASTDAPAYAALRDAVTAVAQELAQLIVRDGEGATKFMTITVEGGKDVAECRQIAYAIGHSPLVKTAFYASDPNLGRILAAIGYAGVTDLDVAKIDLYLDDVLVAKAGGRNPDYREEDGQRVMKKSEIAIRVLLGRGQQQATVWTCDLSHDYVSINADYRS; this is encoded by the coding sequence ATGGCTGTCAACTTCCCCTCGATCGATCCCGCCGCGCTTCATCCCGTCGCCGGCGTCACGCTAGGCTGGGCCGAAGCGAATATCCGCAAGCCCAATCGCAAGGACGTGCTCGTGATTCGCGTCGACGAAGGCGCGACGGTCTCGGGCGTGTTCACGCAAAACCGTTTCTGCGCCGCGCCGGTGACGGTCTGCCGCGAGCATCTCGACGCGGTCCGCGCGGGCGGCAAAGGCATCCGCGCGCTCGTCGTCAATACGGGCAATGCGAATGCGGGTACGGGCGAGCCGGGCACGGCGCACGCGCGCGAGACCTGCGCTGAACTTGCGCGTCTCGCGGGCTTCGACGCGCAGCAGATTCTCCCGTTCTCGACGGGCGTGATTCTCGAACCGCTGCCGATCGATCGACTGAAAGCCGGCCTGCCCGCCGCGCTCGCGAACAGCCAGGCCGCGCACTGGTTCGACGCCGCGCAGGCGATCATGACCACGGACACGCTGCCGAAAGCGTCGTCGCGCAAGGTGCAGATCGACGGGCACACGGTCACGCTGTCGGGCATCAGCAAGGGCGCGGGCATGATCCGGCCGAACATGGCGACCATGCTCGGCTTTCTCGCTTTCGATGCCGCCGTCGCGCAGCCCGTGCTGGACGAACTCGCGAAGTACGTGGCGGACCGCTCGTTCAACTGCATCACCATCGACGGCGATACGTCGACAAACGATTCGTTCATCCTGATCGCGTCGGGCAAGTCGAGCCTGCCCGCGATCGCGTCGACGGATGCGCCCGCGTATGCCGCGCTGCGCGATGCGGTCACGGCGGTGGCTCAGGAACTGGCGCAACTCATCGTGCGCGACGGCGAAGGCGCGACCAAGTTCATGACGATCACGGTCGAAGGCGGCAAGGACGTGGCTGAGTGCCGCCAGATTGCCTACGCGATCGGTCATTCGCCGCTTGTGAAAACCGCGTTCTACGCGTCGGACCCGAATCTCGGTCGCATCCTCGCCGCCATCGGCTATGCGGGCGTGACCGATCTCGACGTAGCCAAGATCGACCTCTATCTCGACGACGTACTCGTCGCCAAAGCGGGCGGGCGCAATCCCGACTACCGTGAGGAAGACGGCCAGCGCGTGATGAAGAAAAGCGAAATCGCCATTCGCGTGCTGCTTGGCCGTGGCCAGCAGCAAGCGACCGTGTGGACCTGCGACCTTTCGCACGACTACGTCAGCATCAACGCGGATTACCGCTCCTAA
- a CDS encoding ATP-binding protein — protein MDKLEQFLTRAEAVLARIEGMLPPAAPDIDWESAVAFRWRKRQGRGYLQPVPAISQITLDDLQNIERQKGLIEQNTRQFVNKQPANNVLLTGARGTGKSSLIKACLNAYAKDGLRLIEVDKDDLHDLGDIVDLISARPERFIVFCDDLSFEEGESGYKALKVALDGSVAAQSDNVLIYATSNRRHLLPEYMSDNETYKHTSDGEIHPGEVVEEKISLSERFGLWVSFYPFKQDDYLAIVGHWLKHFGCDAAEIESARGDALVWALERGSRSGRVAWQFARDWSGRKQ, from the coding sequence ATGGACAAACTCGAACAATTCCTCACGCGCGCCGAAGCGGTGCTGGCGCGCATCGAAGGCATGTTGCCGCCGGCGGCGCCCGACATCGACTGGGAATCGGCCGTGGCGTTTCGCTGGCGCAAGCGGCAAGGGCGCGGTTATCTCCAGCCGGTGCCCGCCATCTCGCAGATTACGCTCGATGACCTGCAGAACATCGAGCGCCAGAAGGGGCTGATCGAGCAGAACACGCGGCAGTTCGTGAACAAGCAGCCCGCCAACAACGTGCTGCTGACAGGCGCGCGCGGCACGGGCAAGTCGTCGCTCATCAAGGCGTGTCTGAATGCGTATGCAAAAGACGGCCTGCGTCTCATCGAGGTCGACAAGGACGATCTGCACGATCTCGGCGATATCGTCGATCTCATTTCCGCGCGCCCGGAGCGCTTCATCGTGTTCTGCGACGATTTGTCGTTCGAGGAAGGCGAATCCGGTTACAAGGCGCTGAAGGTTGCGCTGGATGGTTCGGTGGCCGCGCAATCGGACAACGTGCTCATTTACGCGACGTCGAACCGCCGCCATCTGCTGCCCGAATACATGAGCGACAACGAGACGTACAAGCACACGTCCGATGGCGAGATTCATCCCGGCGAAGTGGTCGAAGAGAAGATTTCGCTGTCCGAGCGCTTCGGCTTGTGGGTGAGCTTCTATCCGTTCAAGCAGGACGACTATCTGGCGATCGTCGGGCATTGGCTGAAGCATTTCGGCTGCGATGCCGCCGAGATCGAAAGCGCGCGCGGCGATGCGCTCGTCTGGGCGCTGGAGCGCGGGTCGCGCTCGGGGCGCGTTGCGTGGCAGTTCGCGCGCGACTGGTCGGGCCGCAAGCAATGA
- the mutT gene encoding 8-oxo-dGTP diphosphatase MutT — MSVAKDVESDLAPDGRKVTEVAVGVMVQSDGHYLLAQRPQGKPYEGYWEFPGGKLEAGESVEAALSRELHEELGIDVQACELWRTLEHDYPHAYVRLFFCKVTQWNGMPLGREGQAIAWQTLPVDVAPLLPAAIPVLEWLAAEARG, encoded by the coding sequence ATGAGCGTCGCGAAGGACGTCGAAAGCGATCTGGCGCCCGATGGCCGCAAGGTGACGGAAGTCGCCGTCGGCGTGATGGTTCAGTCAGATGGGCACTATCTGCTCGCGCAACGTCCACAGGGCAAGCCCTACGAGGGCTACTGGGAGTTTCCGGGCGGCAAGCTGGAGGCGGGCGAGAGCGTGGAAGCGGCGCTTTCGCGCGAACTGCACGAGGAACTCGGCATCGACGTCCAAGCGTGCGAACTGTGGCGCACGCTCGAGCACGACTACCCGCATGCCTACGTGCGGCTCTTCTTTTGCAAGGTGACGCAATGGAACGGCATGCCGCTTGGCCGCGAAGGGCAGGCTATCGCGTGGCAGACGTTGCCGGTGGATGTCGCGCCGCTGTTGCCGGCGGCGATTCCGGTGCTGGAATGGCTCGCGGCGGAAGCGCGCGGCTAG
- the yacG gene encoding DNA gyrase inhibitor YacG — protein MTTVVKCPTCGKEVRWVPENRFRPFCSERCKQIDLGAWAAEKYKIGGNSQETPPEDDTHGGLN, from the coding sequence ATGACTACTGTCGTCAAATGCCCGACCTGCGGCAAGGAAGTCCGCTGGGTCCCGGAAAACCGCTTTCGCCCGTTCTGCTCGGAGCGCTGCAAGCAGATCGACCTCGGCGCGTGGGCAGCCGAAAAATACAAGATCGGGGGAAATTCCCAAGAAACGCCGCCGGAGGACGACACGCACGGCGGCCTCAACTAA
- the zapD gene encoding cell division protein ZapD, which translates to MILYEYPFNERIRTLLRLEDLFERFTFFLTQEDPREHHVALTTLFEIAEVAGRTDLKADLMKELERQRQTLAPFRGNPGIEQEALEAVLGEIEQTLAGLADMHGKTGQHLADNEWLASIRSRTIIPGGTCKFDLPSYYAWQQLPVEERRQDIAKWIMPMLALRDAAAIVLRLARESGQASKVMAMQGSYQQMLSGRTYQLMQVRVSPEVRVIPEASANKYMLWVRFTVQDGDLKPRAVDVDVPFHLTLCSL; encoded by the coding sequence TTGATCCTTTACGAGTATCCCTTCAACGAGCGAATTCGGACGCTATTGCGTCTCGAAGACTTGTTCGAGCGCTTCACGTTCTTCCTCACGCAGGAAGATCCCCGGGAACATCACGTCGCGCTGACCACGCTTTTCGAAATAGCGGAAGTCGCCGGTCGCACGGACCTGAAAGCCGACCTCATGAAGGAACTCGAGCGGCAACGGCAGACGCTCGCGCCGTTTCGCGGCAATCCGGGCATCGAGCAGGAGGCGCTCGAAGCCGTGCTCGGCGAAATCGAACAGACGCTCGCGGGCCTCGCCGACATGCACGGCAAGACCGGTCAGCATCTCGCCGACAACGAATGGCTCGCGAGTATCCGCAGCCGCACCATCATTCCCGGCGGAACCTGCAAGTTCGATCTGCCGTCGTATTATGCGTGGCAGCAACTGCCCGTCGAGGAGCGGCGTCAGGACATCGCCAAATGGATCATGCCGATGCTCGCCCTGCGCGACGCCGCCGCCATCGTCCTGCGGCTCGCGCGTGAATCGGGGCAGGCGTCGAAAGTGATGGCCATGCAGGGCAGTTATCAGCAAATGCTGTCGGGGCGCACGTATCAGCTGATGCAAGTGCGCGTGTCGCCCGAAGTGCGCGTCATTCCCGAGGCGAGCGCCAACAAGTACATGCTCTGGGTGCGCTTCACCGTGCAGGACGGCGACCTGAAACCGCGCGCCGTCGATGTCGACGTGCCGTTTCATCTGACGCTTTGTAGCCTTTGA
- the coaE gene encoding dephospho-CoA kinase (Dephospho-CoA kinase (CoaE) performs the final step in coenzyme A biosynthesis.), which yields MFSIGLTGGIGSGKSTIADLFAARGVPVIDTDVIAHRVTAPGGVAMPLIASEFGSAYLSPDGALDRASMRALVFADDTAKARLEAILHPLIRAETERERHAAGGAYHIVVVPLLIESGNWATRVSRVLVVDCPVETQVARVIERNGFSRDQVLAIIAKQASRQARLAAADDVIVNDETATLDTLGREVDALHARYLQLASK from the coding sequence ATGTTCAGCATCGGCCTCACAGGTGGAATCGGAAGCGGCAAGAGCACGATTGCCGATTTATTCGCCGCGCGCGGCGTGCCGGTCATCGATACGGATGTGATCGCGCATCGCGTCACCGCGCCGGGCGGCGTTGCCATGCCGCTCATCGCGAGCGAATTCGGCAGCGCGTATCTTTCGCCCGACGGCGCACTGGACCGCGCGAGCATGCGCGCACTCGTCTTCGCCGACGACACCGCGAAAGCGCGTCTCGAAGCCATCCTGCATCCGCTGATTCGCGCGGAGACCGAGCGCGAACGGCACGCGGCGGGCGGCGCTTACCATATCGTCGTCGTGCCGCTTTTGATCGAGTCGGGAAACTGGGCGACGCGCGTATCGCGCGTGCTCGTCGTCGATTGTCCGGTCGAGACGCAGGTCGCGCGCGTGATCGAGCGCAACGGTTTTTCGCGCGATCAGGTGCTTGCGATCATCGCGAAGCAGGCGTCGCGGCAAGCGCGGCTCGCCGCAGCGGACGACGTCATCGTCAACGACGAAACTGCCACGCTCGATACGCTCGGACGCGAGGTCGATGCGCTGCACGCGCGCTATCTCCAACTCGCGTCGAAATAA
- a CDS encoding A24 family peptidase has product MQPPFDPSAAQSASAHLATFAALPVAAQYAFAIVFGLVIGSFLTVVVHRLPVMLERAWRAELDAAVPDAPKPPGDAYPERFNLAIPRSACPHCGHVLRAWENIPVLSYVALRGRCSACGARVSPRYPLIELASGALAALSLYAFGPGWPALAAFGLCATMLAAGLIDYDTRYLPDVLTLPLLWAGLIVNYSEGGFATLHDAVAGAIAGYLFLWCVYWIFKLARGVEGMGYGDFKLLAAIGAWLGWVPLAQVVLLSAVAGALFGILATWRGRMRFQEPLPFGPFLAAGGAITLFVGTPLYALFG; this is encoded by the coding sequence ATGCAGCCTCCGTTCGATCCGTCCGCCGCGCAATCTGCGAGCGCTCATCTCGCGACGTTCGCCGCGTTGCCCGTCGCCGCGCAGTACGCATTCGCCATCGTGTTCGGGCTCGTGATCGGCAGCTTCCTGACGGTCGTCGTGCATCGTCTGCCGGTCATGCTGGAACGAGCGTGGCGTGCCGAACTCGACGCAGCCGTTCCCGACGCGCCCAAGCCGCCCGGCGACGCCTATCCGGAACGCTTCAATCTCGCGATTCCGCGCAGCGCCTGCCCGCACTGCGGCCACGTCCTGCGCGCGTGGGAGAACATTCCGGTGCTGAGCTATGTCGCGCTTCGCGGACGATGCTCGGCGTGCGGCGCACGCGTGAGTCCGCGCTACCCGCTGATCGAACTGGCGAGCGGCGCTCTCGCGGCGCTCTCGCTGTATGCGTTCGGCCCCGGTTGGCCCGCGCTCGCCGCATTCGGCCTTTGCGCGACGATGCTCGCCGCCGGCCTCATCGACTACGACACGCGCTACTTGCCGGACGTGCTGACGCTGCCGCTGCTGTGGGCCGGACTCATCGTCAATTACAGCGAAGGCGGGTTCGCGACGCTGCATGACGCCGTGGCCGGCGCGATCGCCGGTTATCTGTTCCTGTGGTGCGTGTACTGGATCTTCAAGCTCGCGCGCGGCGTCGAAGGCATGGGATACGGCGACTTCAAGCTGCTCGCCGCCATCGGCGCGTGGCTCGGCTGGGTGCCGCTTGCCCAGGTCGTGCTGCTGTCCGCTGTCGCGGGCGCGTTGTTCGGTATCCTCGCGACGTGGCGCGGGCGCATGCGCTTTCAGGAACCGCTGCCGTTCGGACCGTTTCTCGCGGCGGGCGGCGCGATCACGCTTTTCGTCGGCACGCCGCTTTACGCATTGTTCGGATGA
- a CDS encoding type II secretion system F family protein yields the protein MTAAETSEMRFAWRGIDQDGARKRGKLIAVDAGAVRASLRRDGVIVVELEALGAAPPPKASSAEVGVFTRQLASLLRAGLPLAGALELLGNAGGRGGLSRIVRTVARDITRGVPFSAALARHPSAFGPLYCQLVAVGEVAGALAAVLARLADDRERASAQRAKLRAALTYPVMILLLSLAITAGLLIGVVPTFKTIFDGFGAALPAPTRFVLALSDAVARHGVPFAAICACTALAASRWIARSVDARAAADRIALKLPVVGALLRSLAVARWSRALGTLLAAGTPLSDAFDSLAQATGNRVFDRATVEIALRLRNGERLAAAMRALGCFPPDVVQPIAVAEESGSLDAMLLDLAALADRQVDERIGAFASLCEPLVIAVLGALVGGLVVAMYLPIIQLGNVV from the coding sequence ATGACGGCCGCCGAAACATCGGAGATGCGCTTCGCGTGGCGCGGCATCGATCAGGACGGCGCGCGCAAGCGCGGCAAGCTGATCGCCGTCGATGCGGGCGCGGTCCGCGCGTCGTTGCGTCGCGACGGCGTGATCGTGGTCGAACTGGAAGCGCTCGGGGCCGCGCCGCCGCCCAAGGCATCGTCCGCAGAAGTGGGCGTGTTCACGCGGCAACTCGCAAGCCTCCTGCGCGCCGGTCTGCCGCTCGCGGGCGCACTGGAACTGCTCGGCAACGCGGGCGGGCGCGGCGGTCTTTCGCGCATCGTGCGAACGGTGGCGCGCGACATCACGCGCGGGGTGCCGTTTTCAGCGGCGCTCGCGCGTCATCCATCGGCGTTCGGGCCGCTTTACTGCCAGCTCGTCGCGGTAGGGGAAGTGGCGGGCGCGCTGGCGGCCGTTCTCGCCCGGCTCGCCGACGACCGCGAGCGCGCGAGCGCACAGCGCGCCAAACTTCGCGCGGCGCTCACGTATCCAGTGATGATCCTGCTGCTATCGCTCGCGATCACGGCGGGACTGCTGATCGGCGTCGTCCCGACTTTCAAGACGATATTCGACGGCTTCGGCGCCGCCCTTCCCGCGCCGACGCGCTTCGTGCTCGCGCTGTCCGACGCGGTCGCGCGACACGGCGTGCCGTTTGCGGCGATATGCGCGTGCACAGCGCTCGCCGCTTCGCGCTGGATTGCGCGCTCGGTGGACGCGCGCGCGGCGGCGGACCGCATCGCGCTGAAACTGCCGGTCGTCGGCGCGCTGTTGCGCTCGCTCGCGGTCGCGCGCTGGAGCCGCGCGCTCGGCACGCTGCTCGCCGCCGGCACGCCGCTTTCCGATGCCTTCGATTCGCTCGCGCAAGCCACCGGCAACCGCGTGTTCGACCGCGCAACCGTGGAAATCGCGCTGCGGCTGCGCAACGGCGAGCGTCTCGCGGCCGCGATGCGTGCGCTTGGCTGCTTCCCGCCGGACGTCGTGCAGCCGATCGCGGTCGCGGAAGAATCCGGCTCGCTCGACGCGATGCTGCTCGATCTCGCCGCGCTCGCCGATCGTCAGGTGGACGAACGCATCGGCGCATTCGCGAGCCTGTGCGAGCCGCTCGTCATCGCGGTGCTGGGCGCGCTCGTGGGCGGGCTCGTCGTCGCGATGTATCTTCCGATCATCCAGCTCGGCAACGTGGTGTAG
- a CDS encoding GspE/PulE family protein — protein MTSASRDAFRPPARAPEHAFDAASEQDAPAVSLLADTLREAAERGASDIHVEPSEHEWRIRLRVDGALHVLRRPPPHLRDAFITRIKVLARMDIAERRVPQDGRLRLALPRGETGDYRVNSLPTLFGEKLVLRRLDSLPPDLSLGALGLDAKQSATVDSAIRAPHGLILVTGPTGSGKTLSLYCFLQMLNAEARNVCSVEDPVEIQLAGINQVSVREKAGLTFAVALRAFMRQDPDVIMVGEIRDAETADVAVKAAQTGHLVLSTLHTNDAPAAIARLIDIGVAPYNLASALRLVTAQRLVRKLCEACRAPSALALADGFCPFEPRGCPACHGIGYRGRVGVHQLMPVSDSLRELIVSRSATHAIARAAQSEGMPALRDAASARVREGVTSVAEAAEATEVA, from the coding sequence ATGACTTCCGCCTCCCGCGACGCTTTTCGCCCGCCCGCTCGCGCTCCCGAGCATGCTTTCGATGCCGCGTCCGAACAGGACGCGCCCGCCGTGTCGCTCCTCGCCGATACGTTGCGCGAAGCCGCCGAGCGCGGCGCATCCGATATCCACGTCGAGCCTTCGGAGCACGAATGGCGCATCCGGCTGCGCGTCGATGGCGCGCTGCACGTCTTGCGCCGTCCGCCGCCGCATTTGCGCGACGCGTTCATCACGCGCATCAAGGTGCTGGCGCGCATGGACATCGCCGAGCGGCGCGTGCCGCAGGACGGTCGTTTGCGGCTCGCTTTGCCGCGCGGCGAGACCGGCGACTATCGCGTGAATTCGCTGCCGACGCTCTTCGGCGAGAAGCTCGTCCTGCGACGGCTGGATTCGTTGCCGCCCGACTTGTCGCTCGGCGCGCTCGGCCTCGACGCCAAGCAAAGCGCCACCGTCGATTCGGCGATTCGCGCGCCGCACGGCCTCATTCTGGTGACGGGACCGACGGGCAGCGGCAAGACCTTGTCGCTCTACTGCTTTCTTCAGATGCTCAACGCGGAGGCGCGCAACGTCTGTTCGGTCGAAGATCCGGTCGAAATTCAACTGGCCGGCATCAATCAGGTGAGCGTGCGCGAGAAAGCCGGCCTGACTTTCGCGGTGGCGCTGCGCGCGTTCATGCGACAGGACCCGGACGTCATCATGGTCGGGGAAATTCGCGACGCCGAAACCGCCGATGTCGCCGTGAAAGCCGCGCAAACCGGCCATCTCGTGCTCTCGACGCTGCACACGAACGACGCGCCCGCCGCCATCGCGCGACTCATCGATATCGGCGTCGCGCCGTACAACCTCGCGTCCGCGCTGCGGCTCGTGACCGCGCAGCGCCTGGTGCGCAAGCTGTGCGAGGCGTGCCGCGCGCCGTCCGCGCTCGCGCTCGCGGACGGCTTTTGTCCGTTCGAGCCGCGCGGGTGTCCGGCGTGCCACGGCATCGGGTATCGCGGGCGTGTCGGCGTGCATCAGCTGATGCCGGTCTCCGACAGCCTGCGCGAGCTAATCGTCTCGCGCTCGGCGACGCACGCCATCGCGCGCGCCGCGCAATCCGAAGGCATGCCCGCCTTGCGCGATGCCGCGTCCGCGCGCGTGCGCGAAGGCGTGACGAGCGTGGCCGAAGCCGCTGAAGCAACGGAAGTCGCGTGA